Proteins from a genomic interval of Medicago truncatula cultivar Jemalong A17 chromosome 3, MtrunA17r5.0-ANR, whole genome shotgun sequence:
- the LOC25489495 gene encoding protein PLASTID TRANSCRIPTIONALLY ACTIVE 10, with product MQVFPNSYLFTFPKPLNLKPSPLFHGHPPPLLHRKPPLTTVAKSFTSDEFPVDETFLQTFGPKTKESEDEARRRNWIERGWAPWEEILTPEAKFARTSLNEGEEVPLSSPESIEAFRMLNPRYRKKKIEEMGVTEEEYLAKQFEIKEDVPEELETKWAGPLVVKLVPPRDWPPRGWEVDREELAFIREAHKMEAKRVRLEDIENGVRTETDDVCLDRYKVFLKQYNEWLEANKDLLEEESYKLDQDYHPGRRKRGKDYKDGMYELPFYYPGQICVGKVTTLHLYQGAFVDIGGVYDGWVPIKNNDWFWIRHHIKVGMTVIVEITAKRDPYRFRFPIELRFVDPNIDHLIFNRFDFPPIFHRDEDTNPDELRRDCGRPPIPRKDPGDKPEEEPLFSNHPYVEKLWQINVAEQMILNDMDINPDKYKGKKLSDLVDEDDFDEEKSVQQTKVPYKNALVPKITMKTSVKELDLEAALAERELHKKLWKEAKDRGEDYKIATLKRNIEMDEYDFMHWRRSFEEREALIRDISCRKTLGLPLEEPGRYVDASFFGKDQYDPESPLYRYDYWGEPKNSEKSRKERMTDTHNKSIVGKGTVWCEMPYEDSVKHQPKEVDEYSKQGEAAEEEEEDDDDDDDFDFSILSSLGTNASDQIHVNGTETSRLSDEGVFED from the exons ATGCAAGTCTTCCCCAATTCTTATCTCTTCACTTTCCCTAAACCCTTAAACCTTAAACCCTCTCCTTTATTTCACGGCCATCCACCACCTCTACTCCACCGCAAACCACCCCTCACCACCGTTGCTAAATCCTTCACCTCCGATGAATTCCCCGTCGACGAAACCTTCCTCCAAACCTTCGGCCCTAAAACCAAAGAATCCGAAGACGAAGCACGACGACGCAACTGGATCGAACGTGGCTGGGCTCCATGGGAAGAGATTCTCACTCCTGAAGCCAAATTCGCGCGGACGAGTCTCAACGAAGGTGAAGAAGTTCCTCTCAGTTCACCGGAGTCGATTGAAGCTTTTAGAATGTTGAACCCTAGGTATAGGAAGAAGAAGATTGAGGAAATGGGAGTGACAGAAGAGGAATATTTGGCGAAGCAATTTGAGATTAAGGAAGATGTTCCGGAGGAGTTGGAGACTAAGTGGGCAGGACCGTTGGTGGTGAAGTTGGTGCCGCCGAGGGATTGGCCGCCGAGAGGGTGGGAGGTGGATCGTGAAGAGCTCGCGTTTATTCGTGAAGCGCATAAGATGGAGGCAAAGAGGGTGAGGTTGGAGGATATTGAAAATGGTGTTAGAACTGAAACTGATGATGTGTGTTTGGATAGGTATAAGGTGTTTTTGAAACAGTACAATGAATGGTTGGAAGCTAATAAGGATTTATTGGAAGAGGAATCCTATAAG TTAGACCAAGATTATCACCCTGGTAGGAGGAAAAGAGGCAAGGATTACAAGGATGGCATG TACGAGCTACCGTTCTATTATCCTGGCCAA ATTTGTGTGGGGAAGGTGACAACTTTGCATCTCTATCAAGGGGCATTTGTTGACATTGGCGGAGTATACGATGG GTGGGTTCCTATAAAGAACAATGATTGGTTTTGGATTCGCCATCACATAAAAGTGGGTATGACAGTCATTGTTGAAATTACG GCAAAGCGAGATCCTTATCGCTTCCGGTTCCCGATCGAACTTCGTTTTGTGGATCCAAATATAGATCATCTGAT CTTTAACAGATTTGACTTCCCACCAATATTTCACCGTGACGAAGATACTAATCCAGATGAATTGCGG CGTGACTGTGGAAGGCCTCCTATTCCTAGAAAAGATCCAGGAGACAAGCCAGAGGAAGAACCTCTATTTTCTAATCACCCATATGTTGAAAAG ttgtGGCAGATTAATGTAGCTGAGcaaatgattttgaatgataTGGATATTAATCCTGATAAATATAAAGGCAAAAAGCTATCAGACTTGGTTGACGAAgatgattttgatgaagaaAAATCAGTACAGCAGACAAAAGTTCCTTATAAAAATGCATTAGTGCCAAAAATAACTATg AAAACAAGTGTTAAAGAGCTGGACTTAGAGGCTGCACTTGCTGAGCGTGAG CTCCATAAGAAACTATGGAAGGAAGCAAAGGATAGAGGTGAGGACTACAAAATCGCTACATTGAAGCGCAATATTGAGATGGATGAATATGATTTCATGCATTGGCGTAGATCATTTGAAGAAAGAGAAGCATTGATTAGAGACATCAGCTG TCGTAAAACTCTTGGTCTGCCATTGGAAGAGCCAGGAAGGTATGTTGATGCTAGTTTTTTCGGTAAAGACCAGTATGATCCTGAAAGTCCTCTGTATCGTTATGACTATTGGGGGGAACCCAAGAATTCAGAAAAGAGCAGGAAAGAGAGGATGACAGATACCCATAACAAATCAATTGTGGGCAAGGGTACTGTTTGGTGTGAAATGCCGTACGAAGATAGCGTAAAACATCAGCCAAAAGAAGTTGACGAGTATTCAAAGCAAGGTGAAGCTGCcgaagaagaagaggaggatgatgatgacgacGATGACTTTGACTTCAGCATTCTGAGCAGTCTTGGTACTAATGCCTCGGATCAAATTCATGTTAACGGGACTGAGACTTCTAGATTGTCAGATGAAGGTGTGTTTGAGGACTGA